The window GCAAGCGGTTCGACACCACCGTCGCCATCGACGGGGTTTCGTGCACCATCGACCAGCCCTGCATCTTTGGCGTGGTCGGCCCAGACGGAGCCGGCAAGACAACGTTGCTACGTATCTTAGTAGGGTTGCTGGATTTCGAGGCCGAGCAGGCTGTAGTCTTGGGCCACGATTTAGCCACACAAACGCAGGCGATCAAAGCTCGGTTGGGCTACGTACCGCAAACCTTCAGCTTGTATAGCGACCTGAGCGTACAGCACAATCTGGAGTTTTTCGCTGACGTGCACGGACTCTCGCGCCGCGAGTTCCGCGAACGCTCGGCAGAGTTGCTGGCTATCGCCGAGCTCGACCAGTTCACCGGGTTTCTCGCCTCTACTTTGTCTGGGGGGATGAAGCAAAAGCTGTCACTCATCTGCGCCTTGCTCCATCGCCCGCAACTGTTGATCTTGGACGAACCGAACAACGGCGTGGACATCATCGCACGGGGCGAGATGTGGACGATTCTGCGGCAACTGCGCGATGTCACCGTCGTCATGTCC of the Deltaproteobacteria bacterium genome contains:
- a CDS encoding ABC transporter ATP-binding protein, coding for MTPILTLTNLRKRFDTTVAIDGVSCTIDQPCIFGVVGPDGAGKTTLLRILVGLLDFEAEQAVVLGHDLATQTQAIKARLGYVPQTFSLYSDLSVQHNLEFFADVHGLSRREFRERSAELLAIAELDQFTGFLASTLSGGMKQKLSLICALLHRPQLLILDEPNNGVDIIARGEMWTILRQLRDVTVVMSTGYLDEADRCDQVAYLYHGRIRVQGTPQDIKAQFPWNAYHLLGDIPVSVLVHIRRASWARRVREIGETVTVETALSRRELQTELHACGGTELLVEALTPTLEMVFTELTEQAEQEAAAAAVRRSA